From the genome of Clostridium sp. BNL1100, one region includes:
- a CDS encoding ribosomal L7Ae/L30e/S12e/Gadd45 family protein — MDKVYSLLGLAKKAGKLLSGDETCERTIKSGKAELVIVANDASENTKDKFKSMCNYHSVPYREYGLKLELGKYTGKDLRAVVSIISKDFKNGLLKLIDNSTNETGGEGFGKS; from the coding sequence ATGGATAAGGTTTATTCCTTATTAGGGCTTGCAAAGAAAGCAGGAAAGCTGTTATCGGGTGATGAAACCTGTGAAAGGACAATAAAGTCCGGAAAAGCTGAACTTGTTATCGTTGCAAATGATGCTTCTGAAAACACGAAGGACAAATTTAAAAGTATGTGTAATTACCACTCTGTTCCGTACAGGGAGTACGGACTAAAACTTGAACTTGGTAAGTATACGGGTAAAGATTTAAGAGCGGTAGTTTCAATTATATCAAAAGATTTTAAAAATGGCCTTCTTAAATTAATAGATAATTCAACAAACGAAACAGGGGGTGAAGGTTTTGGAAAAAGCTAG
- the infB gene encoding translation initiation factor IF-2 encodes MEKARIYELAKELNTTSKRLMEKLAEININVKNHMSLLEPHELDALYKHIGVIRHDDKKNEVGEKKTVAESTNTVAEKKKEVKKEVKKDNKSAPRIIRTTEIIIDSKTDDSSQSNNFSKNETKNVQKKNYRNDYVKVESSTSGLRPGFVRDVKSDFKNKQNLAGNRNEVQKVVPKETPAPNEEILNNSKINQDIHKEEKIVADNKGNESKVLNDSSNAESAQLNKVAAAEKEGQKSISKPESAQPSAQPEIKPQQSVGTKKPEEAGSSGNEESHGKPEKQVTAQNDNSSVNNVPVTEQPVQRTDRPQGHYNNQRSDRPQGQYNNQRTDRPQGQYNNQRSDRPQGQYNNQRSDRPQGQYNNQRSDRPQGQYNNQRSDRPQGQYNNQRSDRPQGQYNNQRSDRPQGQYNNQRSDRPQGQYNNQRSDRPQGQYNNQRSDRPQGQYNNQRSDRPQGQYNNQRSDRPQGQYNNQRSDRPQYNRSDRPQGQSRQQNLDIPKPDASVAQEAFDSQRNEARREFQGRDFDKSVKREEKQKKETPKNNNSTTKQRFRPQKIVIEKKGVSEILSEDYIFNEFYNDDGKKKKQRNKRNERVQEKYIPPKAVLTSITIPESLTVKDLAESLKKTSTDIIKKLMAYGVMATLNNEVDFETATIVAEEYGVKTEKAIQVSEEDILFDDDEVQDDSNLQSRPPVVVVMGHVDHGKTSLLDAIRSAHVIDSEAGGITQHIGAYTVKANDRPITFLDTPGHEAFTAMRARGAQVTDIAILVVAADDGVMPQTIEAINHAKAANVSIIVAINKIDKPGANPDKVKQELTEYGIVAEEWGGDAIMVPVSAKKRENIDQLLEMVLLAADMLELKADPERQAKGTVIEAKLDKERGPVATVLVQRGTLKTGDSLIAGSSFGRIKAMTSDKGYAIKAAGPSMPVEILGMDEVPEAGEVFYAVTDEKVAKQLVEKRKFKQKEQQFKATAKVTLEDLFTQIKEGKVKDLNIIIKADVQGSVEAVKQSLEKLSNEEVRVKTIHGAVGAITESDVTLAQVSNAIIIGFNVRPGANVTEAAKNAEVDMRLYSVIYKAIEDVQAAMNGMLEPTYQEVVLGHIEIRQTFKVSGVGTIGGAYVTDGKVQRNSEVRVVREGIVIHEGKLASLKRFKDDVKEVAQGYECGVSIERFNDIKEGDVIEAFIMEEVKR; translated from the coding sequence TTGGAAAAAGCTAGAATATACGAGCTTGCCAAAGAACTTAATACTACAAGTAAAAGGTTAATGGAAAAGCTTGCTGAGATAAATATAAACGTTAAAAATCATATGAGCCTTCTTGAACCTCATGAATTAGATGCACTATATAAGCATATAGGTGTTATAAGACATGATGATAAAAAGAATGAGGTTGGAGAAAAGAAAACTGTAGCGGAAAGTACTAATACTGTTGCAGAAAAGAAGAAAGAAGTTAAAAAGGAAGTAAAGAAAGATAATAAGAGTGCACCAAGAATTATCAGAACGACTGAAATAATTATTGATAGTAAAACAGATGATTCATCGCAGTCTAACAATTTTTCAAAGAATGAAACAAAAAATGTCCAAAAGAAAAATTATAGAAATGATTATGTCAAAGTGGAATCAAGTACATCAGGTTTAAGACCCGGATTTGTAAGGGATGTTAAATCGGATTTTAAAAATAAACAGAATTTGGCAGGCAATAGGAATGAAGTACAAAAGGTAGTGCCTAAGGAAACGCCGGCACCAAACGAAGAAATTTTAAATAATTCAAAAATAAATCAGGACATTCATAAAGAGGAAAAAATTGTGGCGGATAACAAGGGAAATGAATCTAAAGTATTAAATGATAGCTCAAATGCGGAATCAGCACAGTTAAACAAGGTTGCTGCCGCTGAAAAAGAAGGGCAAAAAAGCATTAGTAAGCCTGAGAGTGCTCAACCATCTGCACAGCCAGAGATTAAGCCACAGCAGAGCGTTGGTACCAAGAAGCCGGAAGAGGCAGGTTCATCTGGTAACGAAGAATCACATGGTAAACCTGAAAAACAGGTGACTGCTCAAAATGACAATTCATCTGTAAACAACGTTCCGGTAACGGAGCAGCCTGTTCAAAGGACAGACAGACCGCAGGGACATTACAACAACCAACGGTCAGACAGACCACAGGGACAGTACAACAACCAGAGGACAGACAGACCACAGGGACAGTACAATAACCAAAGGTCAGACAGACCACAGGGACAGTACAATAACCAAAGGTCAGACAGACCACAGGGACAGTACAATAACCAAAGGTCAGACAGACCGCAGGGACAGTACAATAACCAAAGATCAGACAGACCGCAGGGTCAGTACAATAACCAAAGATCAGACAGACCGCAGGGTCAGTACAATAACCAAAGGTCAGACAGACCACAGGGTCAGTACAATAACCAAAGGTCAGACAGACCGCAGGGACAGTACAATAACCAAAGGTCAGACAGACCACAGGGTCAGTACAATAACCAGAGGTCAGACAGACCACAGGGCCAGTACAATAACCAGAGGTCAGACAGACCACAGGGCCAGTACAATAACCAAAGGTCAGACAGACCACAGGGTCAGTACAACAATCAGAGATCAGACAGACCGCAGTATAATAGGTCAGACAGACCGCAGGGTCAGTCCAGACAACAAAATCTGGATATACCAAAGCCAGATGCTTCAGTAGCACAGGAAGCTTTTGACTCACAGAGAAATGAGGCAAGAAGAGAGTTCCAGGGTAGAGATTTCGACAAGAGTGTTAAGAGGGAAGAAAAGCAAAAGAAAGAAACCCCTAAGAATAACAATTCAACCACAAAGCAAAGATTCAGACCTCAGAAAATAGTTATAGAGAAAAAGGGAGTTTCTGAAATTCTATCTGAAGACTATATTTTTAACGAATTCTATAATGATGATGGGAAGAAGAAGAAGCAAAGAAATAAAAGGAATGAAAGGGTTCAGGAGAAGTACATTCCTCCAAAGGCAGTACTTACTTCCATAACCATCCCTGAGTCACTTACAGTAAAAGATCTGGCTGAGTCCCTTAAAAAGACTTCAACAGACATTATAAAGAAGTTGATGGCTTATGGTGTAATGGCAACACTTAATAACGAGGTTGATTTTGAAACAGCTACAATAGTTGCTGAAGAATATGGAGTAAAGACCGAGAAAGCTATTCAGGTAAGTGAAGAGGATATTCTATTTGATGATGATGAAGTTCAGGATGACTCCAATCTTCAGTCAAGACCACCGGTTGTTGTTGTTATGGGACACGTTGACCATGGTAAGACATCATTGCTAGATGCCATCAGAAGTGCACATGTTATAGACAGCGAAGCAGGTGGAATTACACAGCATATAGGTGCTTATACTGTTAAGGCAAATGACAGGCCTATAACCTTCCTAGATACACCGGGTCACGAAGCATTTACTGCAATGCGTGCCAGAGGAGCTCAGGTAACAGATATTGCAATACTCGTTGTAGCTGCCGATGATGGTGTTATGCCTCAGACAATTGAAGCAATCAATCATGCCAAGGCTGCTAATGTGTCAATTATAGTTGCAATCAACAAGATAGATAAGCCAGGCGCAAATCCTGACAAGGTTAAGCAGGAACTTACAGAGTATGGAATTGTTGCGGAAGAATGGGGCGGAGATGCAATAATGGTTCCTGTTTCTGCAAAAAAGAGAGAAAATATAGATCAATTACTTGAAATGGTACTTCTGGCTGCGGATATGCTTGAATTAAAGGCAGACCCGGAAAGACAAGCAAAAGGTACAGTTATCGAAGCAAAGCTTGATAAGGAAAGAGGACCTGTTGCTACAGTTCTTGTCCAGAGAGGTACATTGAAAACCGGAGATTCATTAATTGCAGGTTCATCATTTGGTAGAATCAAGGCAATGACAAGCGACAAAGGTTATGCAATCAAAGCTGCAGGACCTTCAATGCCGGTTGAAATCCTGGGTATGGATGAGGTTCCGGAAGCAGGAGAAGTATTCTATGCAGTAACTGATGAAAAGGTAGCAAAGCAGCTTGTTGAGAAGCGTAAGTTTAAACAGAAGGAACAACAGTTTAAAGCAACTGCAAAGGTTACCCTTGAAGACCTGTTTACTCAGATAAAAGAAGGTAAAGTAAAAGATTTAAATATTATTATAAAAGCCGATGTTCAAGGTTCTGTTGAAGCAGTAAAACAGTCTCTTGAAAAATTGAGCAATGAAGAGGTAAGAGTAAAGACCATACATGGTGCGGTTGGTGCAATTACCGAGTCAGATGTAACTTTGGCTCAGGTTTCAAATGCTATAATCATCGGGTTTAATGTAAGACCAGGTGCAAATGTTACAGAAGCTGCAAAGAATGCAGAAGTTGACATGAGACTATATAGTGTTATTTACAAGGCAATAGAAGATGTTCAGGCTGCTATGAATGGTATGCTTGAACCAACCTATCAGGAAGTGGTACTCGGACACATTGAAATCAGGCAGACATTCAAGGTTTCAGGTGTGGGAACCATCGGAGGTGCTTACGTAACTGACGGTAAGGTACAGAGAAATTCCGAGGTTAGGGTTGTCAGAGAAGGTATTGTTATTCACGAAGGTAAGCTTGCTTCTCTCAAGAGGTTCAAGGACGATGTTAAGGAAGTTGCTCAAGGTTATGAATGTGGTGTATCTATAGAGCGTTTCAATGACATTAAAGAAGGCGATGTAATCGAAGCCTTCATTATGGAAGAAGTAAAGAGATAA
- the nusA gene encoding transcription termination factor NusA, translated as MSAELILALEQLEKEKGIKKEIIIEAIEAALISAYKKNFGSAMNVKVNIDRVTGDVKVFALRKVAEDPDVEAMDISVGEAAILNPTLEIGDYVELEVTPRSFGRIAAQTAKQVVVQKLREAERGIIYDEFYNKESDIVTGIIQRIEKRNVIVDLGKTEAVLGPTEQTPGEEYRFNERLKSYIVEVKKTTKGPQIMISRTHPGLVKRLFELEVPEIHDGTVEIKSISREPGSRTKIAVYSKDENVDPVGACVGQKGTRVQAIVDELRGEKIDIIKWSNDPRDYISSSLSPAKVVRVDVDEDEKSAKVVVPDYQLSLAIGKEGQNARLAAKLTGWKIDIKSESQLRQSIEKQLFDDSINSGFLDETDADGINYDNNGHEDIIIE; from the coding sequence ATGAGCGCTGAGTTGATATTAGCTCTTGAACAGCTGGAAAAGGAAAAGGGAATTAAGAAGGAAATAATTATTGAGGCTATTGAAGCTGCACTTATTTCTGCATATAAGAAAAACTTTGGTTCAGCAATGAATGTTAAAGTGAATATAGATAGAGTAACAGGTGATGTAAAAGTGTTTGCACTCAGGAAGGTTGCTGAAGACCCAGATGTCGAAGCAATGGACATATCTGTTGGGGAGGCTGCGATACTTAATCCTACACTTGAAATAGGGGATTATGTTGAATTGGAAGTAACTCCAAGATCCTTTGGCAGAATAGCTGCTCAGACTGCCAAGCAGGTAGTTGTTCAAAAACTGAGAGAAGCGGAAAGAGGAATTATATACGATGAGTTCTACAATAAGGAAAGCGACATTGTAACGGGTATAATTCAAAGGATAGAAAAGAGAAATGTAATAGTAGACCTTGGTAAAACCGAAGCTGTTCTTGGACCTACTGAGCAGACTCCCGGTGAGGAATACAGATTTAATGAACGTTTGAAGTCATATATTGTAGAAGTTAAAAAGACTACAAAAGGTCCTCAGATTATGATTTCAAGAACACATCCGGGCCTTGTAAAAAGGCTTTTTGAATTGGAAGTTCCTGAAATACATGACGGTACTGTTGAGATAAAGAGTATTTCAAGAGAGCCGGGTTCAAGGACTAAAATAGCCGTGTACTCGAAAGATGAAAATGTAGACCCTGTTGGAGCGTGTGTCGGACAAAAGGGTACTAGGGTTCAGGCTATAGTTGATGAGCTCAGAGGCGAAAAAATTGATATCATTAAATGGAGTAATGATCCAAGAGATTATATATCCAGTAGTTTAAGTCCAGCTAAGGTTGTAAGGGTAGACGTGGACGAAGATGAAAAATCTGCAAAAGTTGTGGTTCCCGACTATCAGCTTTCATTAGCAATAGGAAAGGAAGGCCAGAATGCAAGGCTTGCTGCAAAGCTTACCGGCTGGAAAATTGATATAAAGAGCGAATCCCAGCTGAGACAGTCAATTGAGAAACAACTGTTTGACGATAGCATAAACAGTGGGTTTTTGGATGAAACTGATGCAGACGGTATAAATTATGATAATAATGGCCATGAAGATATTATAATTGAATGA
- the rimP gene encoding ribosome maturation factor RimP — protein sequence MKKNIQQTVTELVSPVVENLNYELVDVEYVKEGANWYLRVYIDKPGGISIDDCQAVSEQISDLLDKNDPIDQSYYLEVSSPGLDRPLKTEKDFTKYKGELVEVKVFQPIDGKKIFEGELVGLKDNFIVINQDGHEVQFERDKVAIVKRVIKF from the coding sequence ATGAAGAAAAATATTCAGCAAACTGTAACAGAGCTTGTATCACCGGTAGTAGAAAATTTAAACTATGAGTTGGTGGATGTTGAGTATGTTAAAGAAGGTGCCAACTGGTACCTGAGAGTTTATATTGACAAGCCCGGCGGCATCAGTATTGATGATTGTCAGGCAGTAAGCGAACAGATAAGTGATTTACTTGACAAAAACGATCCGATTGATCAGAGCTATTATTTAGAGGTATCTTCACCAGGCCTTGACAGACCATTGAAAACAGAGAAAGACTTTACTAAATATAAGGGCGAACTTGTTGAAGTAAAGGTTTTTCAACCTATAGACGGCAAAAAAATATTTGAAGGCGAATTGGTTGGCTTAAAGGATAATTTTATTGTAATTAACCAGGATGGTCACGAAGTCCAGTTTGAAAGAGACAAGGTTGCTATAGTAAAAAGGGTCATTAAATTTTAA
- the rbfA gene encoding 30S ribosome-binding factor RbfA, producing MADRIVRISEEVKKEISNIIQNEIKDPRLPSMVSIVSCTVTKDLRYAKVFVSVLGNEEQKKNAISALKSAAGFIRRELGHRVQLRYTPEIHFELDTSIEHGIHINKLLDDAKKEFTE from the coding sequence ATGGCAGACAGAATAGTTAGAATATCAGAAGAAGTTAAAAAGGAAATAAGCAATATAATTCAAAATGAGATAAAGGACCCTAGACTTCCAAGTATGGTTAGTATAGTTTCCTGCACTGTAACCAAGGATTTAAGATATGCTAAGGTGTTTGTCAGTGTTTTGGGAAATGAAGAACAAAAGAAAAATGCCATTAGCGCTTTGAAAAGTGCCGCAGGTTTCATAAGACGTGAGCTTGGGCATAGAGTGCAGCTGAGGTATACACCTGAAATACATTTTGAACTTGATACATCTATTGAACATGGTATCCACATTAACAAGCTTCTTGATGATGCAAAAAAGGAATTTACGGAATAA
- a CDS encoding PolC-type DNA polymerase III, producing MDSTNNTNRFLCDLFPGEMDFYGEFSTLKQLKVERMSVFIKASKIEIHTTSSDIVSIALIMTAEECLKQKLGVPNLTLKVRCNRNCSIEEYLSNMWSELIQMLTSKVALCRGILPGSKYEISGNKIIINLLTTGSDILKAQNCHSMLEQHIKDTIGQNVKVEFCDIQVDHAKIEEYVAEKVKNEAKVVSSAITAPPADQKQKKQDFRSSGSGEMPVRGVIAGKPFTDSIMKISEVTPDSGKVAIAGEVFKTESREIRGGKFIYIFDVTDYTSSVTVKMFVEKKDFANISERITDGVCLRIRGDAQYDKFSKELAIMAFDITETEKEIRHDDAEEKRVELHLHTQMSSMDGVTPVKELVKRAAQWGHKAIAITDHGIVQAYPDAYAASKKNNIKVIYGLECYLLDDSVPIVYDMKEHSLEDDFVVFDIETTGLNPHQDKITEIGAVKVRNGQIVDRFSAFVNPGVSIPSFIVKLTGITDDMVKDAPPIEQVLNEFMEFIQGSVLVAHNANFDVGFIKQNAKLMGEKVRNPYIDTLELCRKMFPELGRYKLNIVAKHLKIELENHHRAVDDSMATAKIFMHCINVLKEKGCKSIKEIQNAFDGEVNLKASSYHAIILVKNKVGLKNLYKIVSQSHLKYFYKKPRVPKKLLMEYREGLILGSACEAGELYRAILNNKSEDEISKIVRFYDYLEIQPLGNNQFLINNGKVSSQEELKKINKKIIRLGERHRKPVVATCDVHFMDPRDEVFRRILMAGQGYTDADNQAPLYLRTTDEMLEEFSYLGEEKAREVVIENTNLIADMIESIAPVLEGTYPPNIEGAEQDIENMAMTRAKEIYGEELPEVVAQRLEKELNSIIKNGFAVMYLIAQKLVSKSLSDGYLVGSRGSVGSSFVANMSGITEVNSLQPHYVCEKCKYSEFVLDGTYDCGFDMPEKDCPNCGNKLKKDGYDIPFETFLGFDGDKEPDIDLNFSGDYQPVAHKYTEELFGEGYVFRAGTIASVAEKTAYGYVKNYLDERGIVVTNSEINRLVKGCTGIKRTTGQHPGGIMIVPKDKEIFDFSPIQRPADDTQSEIVTTHFDYHFLHGSILKLDILGHDDPTVIRMLEDLTGVDATTIPIGEEKTMSLFNCTDALDVKPEDIGSETGTFAIPEFGTKFVRQMLMDTKPQSFSELIRISGLSHGTDVWLNNAQDLIRDGITTLSQSICCRDDIMIYLMHAGLPPKTAFKIMEDVRKGKGVKDEYEAVMKENNVPDWYIQSCKKIKYMFPKAHAAAYVMMAFRIAWFKVYYPEAFYATYFTVRADDFDAEMMAHGQDKVRNKIKEFEMKGNNITTKEKNVLTILEVVNEMYARGINFLPIDLYLSEATKFRIEDKGIRPPLNALQGLGGAAAQNIVESRKNGEFLSIDELRTKAKISKSVIEILERNNVLEGMPESNQLCLF from the coding sequence ATGGACAGTACAAATAATACAAATAGATTTTTATGTGATTTATTCCCCGGTGAGATGGATTTTTACGGGGAATTTTCTACGCTAAAGCAATTAAAAGTAGAAAGAATGAGTGTCTTTATAAAGGCAAGCAAAATTGAAATACATACTACAAGTTCAGACATTGTCAGTATTGCTCTTATTATGACAGCAGAAGAATGTCTCAAGCAAAAGCTTGGAGTACCAAATCTCACTTTAAAAGTAAGATGCAACAGGAATTGCAGCATTGAGGAGTACCTGAGTAACATGTGGAGTGAGCTCATCCAGATGCTTACATCAAAGGTAGCGCTGTGCAGAGGTATCCTCCCCGGCTCTAAATATGAGATTTCAGGTAACAAAATAATAATAAATCTGCTGACAACCGGGTCTGATATCTTAAAAGCACAAAACTGCCATTCAATGTTAGAACAGCATATCAAGGATACAATAGGCCAAAATGTAAAGGTTGAATTTTGTGATATCCAAGTTGACCATGCTAAAATTGAGGAGTATGTTGCAGAAAAAGTTAAGAATGAGGCAAAAGTAGTGAGTTCCGCCATAACTGCTCCTCCCGCAGATCAGAAACAGAAAAAACAGGATTTCAGATCTTCCGGGTCAGGAGAAATGCCTGTAAGGGGAGTTATAGCAGGAAAGCCTTTTACTGACAGTATAATGAAGATATCCGAAGTAACACCCGATTCGGGTAAGGTCGCTATAGCAGGTGAAGTTTTCAAAACAGAATCCAGGGAAATCAGAGGCGGCAAATTCATTTACATATTTGATGTTACTGATTACACCAGTTCAGTTACTGTAAAAATGTTTGTTGAAAAGAAGGATTTTGCTAATATATCAGAGAGAATAACAGATGGGGTTTGTTTACGTATACGTGGAGATGCCCAGTATGATAAATTCTCAAAAGAACTTGCTATAATGGCGTTTGACATAACTGAAACGGAAAAAGAAATAAGGCACGACGATGCTGAGGAGAAGCGGGTTGAACTTCACCTGCATACTCAAATGAGTTCAATGGACGGAGTAACCCCGGTAAAAGAACTGGTAAAACGTGCTGCACAATGGGGACACAAGGCAATAGCTATTACAGACCACGGTATAGTTCAGGCATATCCTGATGCGTACGCTGCATCCAAGAAAAACAATATTAAGGTTATTTACGGACTTGAGTGTTATCTTCTGGATGATAGTGTACCTATAGTATATGATATGAAAGAACATTCTCTGGAAGATGATTTTGTAGTATTTGACATAGAAACAACAGGCTTAAATCCTCATCAGGACAAAATAACCGAAATTGGGGCAGTCAAGGTTAGAAACGGTCAGATTGTTGACAGGTTCAGCGCCTTTGTCAATCCTGGGGTTTCAATTCCAAGCTTTATAGTTAAACTGACAGGTATCACTGATGATATGGTAAAGGACGCACCTCCCATTGAACAGGTTTTGAATGAATTCATGGAATTTATCCAAGGGAGTGTTCTGGTTGCCCACAATGCAAACTTTGATGTGGGATTTATAAAACAAAATGCAAAATTAATGGGTGAAAAGGTTAGAAACCCATATATAGATACATTAGAGCTTTGCAGAAAAATGTTTCCTGAGCTTGGCAGGTACAAGCTTAACATAGTTGCAAAGCATTTGAAAATTGAATTGGAAAATCATCACAGAGCAGTTGATGATTCAATGGCTACGGCTAAAATATTTATGCATTGTATAAATGTACTTAAAGAAAAAGGCTGTAAAAGTATAAAGGAAATACAGAATGCATTTGATGGGGAGGTCAACCTTAAAGCCAGTTCCTATCATGCCATTATTTTGGTAAAGAACAAGGTTGGCCTTAAAAATCTGTATAAAATAGTTTCTCAATCTCACTTAAAGTACTTTTACAAAAAGCCCAGAGTACCTAAAAAACTTCTAATGGAGTACAGAGAGGGACTTATTTTGGGAAGTGCATGTGAAGCAGGAGAGCTATACAGAGCTATACTAAACAACAAAAGTGAAGATGAGATATCTAAAATAGTTCGTTTTTACGATTATCTTGAAATACAACCCTTAGGAAATAACCAATTTTTGATAAATAATGGAAAGGTTTCATCCCAAGAAGAATTAAAGAAAATAAATAAAAAAATCATCAGACTTGGAGAACGGCATAGAAAGCCGGTGGTTGCCACCTGTGACGTTCACTTTATGGACCCAAGGGATGAGGTGTTCCGAAGGATACTAATGGCAGGACAAGGGTACACTGACGCAGACAATCAAGCACCCCTTTATTTAAGAACAACCGACGAAATGCTTGAGGAGTTCAGCTACCTTGGTGAGGAAAAAGCCCGGGAAGTGGTAATAGAAAATACAAATCTTATCGCCGATATGATTGAGAGCATTGCCCCGGTGCTTGAGGGGACGTATCCTCCGAATATAGAGGGTGCGGAGCAGGATATAGAAAATATGGCGATGACCCGTGCAAAAGAAATTTATGGGGAAGAATTGCCGGAGGTTGTGGCACAGAGACTTGAAAAAGAGTTGAATTCCATTATAAAAAATGGGTTTGCTGTTATGTACCTCATAGCACAAAAGCTGGTTTCCAAGTCACTGAGTGACGGATATCTGGTTGGTTCCAGAGGATCTGTAGGGTCATCTTTTGTAGCAAATATGTCGGGTATAACTGAAGTTAATTCATTGCAGCCTCACTATGTATGTGAGAAGTGCAAATATTCTGAATTCGTTCTTGACGGCACCTATGACTGCGGATTTGATATGCCCGAAAAGGACTGTCCCAATTGTGGCAACAAGCTTAAAAAGGATGGCTATGATATTCCGTTTGAAACCTTCCTTGGCTTTGACGGTGACAAAGAGCCTGATATTGACTTGAACTTCTCAGGGGATTATCAGCCTGTGGCACACAAATATACAGAGGAACTTTTCGGCGAGGGTTACGTATTCAGGGCCGGTACTATAGCATCCGTTGCCGAAAAAACCGCATATGGATATGTTAAGAATTATCTGGATGAAAGAGGAATAGTGGTAACAAACTCTGAAATAAACAGATTGGTAAAAGGTTGTACGGGAATAAAGAGAACTACGGGACAGCATCCCGGTGGAATAATGATAGTACCTAAGGATAAGGAGATATTTGATTTTTCACCAATACAGCGGCCTGCGGATGATACGCAGTCCGAAATAGTAACCACACACTTTGACTATCACTTTCTTCATGGAAGTATACTAAAGCTTGATATTCTGGGCCATGATGATCCTACGGTAATCAGAATGCTTGAAGATTTAACAGGAGTGGATGCAACGACAATCCCAATAGGTGAGGAAAAAACCATGAGTTTGTTCAATTGCACAGATGCGCTTGATGTGAAGCCCGAAGATATAGGAAGCGAAACAGGAACCTTTGCTATTCCGGAGTTCGGGACAAAGTTTGTAAGGCAGATGCTGATGGATACGAAGCCGCAGTCCTTCTCGGAGTTGATAAGAATATCAGGACTTTCACACGGAACTGATGTTTGGCTCAATAATGCGCAGGATTTGATAAGAGATGGTATCACTACACTTTCGCAGAGTATTTGTTGCCGTGACGATATTATGATTTACTTGATGCACGCAGGACTCCCTCCAAAGACTGCCTTCAAGATAATGGAGGATGTACGTAAGGGTAAAGGTGTAAAAGACGAGTATGAAGCCGTAATGAAAGAAAATAACGTTCCCGATTGGTATATTCAATCATGTAAAAAAATAAAGTACATGTTCCCTAAGGCCCATGCCGCTGCGTATGTTATGATGGCATTCAGAATAGCCTGGTTCAAGGTATATTATCCTGAGGCCTTCTATGCAACATACTTTACGGTAAGAGCCGATGATTTCGATGCTGAAATGATGGCTCACGGTCAGGACAAGGTAAGGAATAAAATAAAGGAATTTGAAATGAAAGGTAATAATATTACTACAAAAGAGAAAAATGTCCTTACTATACTTGAAGTTGTAAATGAGATGTACGCAAGAGGAATAAATTTCCTCCCGATAGATTTGTATCTTTCAGAGGCAACTAAATTCAGAATTGAAGATAAAGGCATAAGGCCACCTTTGAATGCACTTCAGGGACTGGGAGGAGCTGCGGCACAGAACATTGTTGAGTCCCGCAAAAATGGTGAATTCCTGTCAATTGATGAGCTCAGGACCAAGGCGAAAATAAGTAAATCGGTTATTGAAATACTGGAAAGAAATAACGTACTGGAAGGAATGCCGGAGAGTAACCAGCTTTGTTTATTTTAA
- a CDS encoding YlxR family protein: MKQKKIPLRMCLGCKEMKPKRELIRVVKNNEGEISIDLVGKKPGRGAYICRSADCLEQAIKAKRLEKAFETTIDMDIYHILKNQLEENDG, from the coding sequence ATGAAGCAAAAAAAGATTCCATTGCGTATGTGCCTTGGCTGTAAGGAAATGAAGCCAAAGAGGGAATTAATACGCGTGGTAAAAAATAATGAGGGAGAAATCAGTATTGATCTCGTTGGTAAAAAGCCTGGCAGGGGAGCATACATATGCAGAAGTGCCGATTGTCTTGAACAGGCGATTAAGGCTAAAAGACTGGAAAAGGCTTTTGAGACTACAATTGACATGGACATTTATCATATTCTGAAAAACCAATTGGAGGAAAACGATGGATAA